A section of the Leishmania braziliensis MHOM/BR/75/M2904 complete genome, chromosome 13 genome encodes:
- a CDS encoding pyrroline-5-carboxylate reductase: MAEQKIGFLGCGNMGECIMAGLLKANVLRSENTFICNRTAASNEHLVSTYGVNSVCAAELTERSDIIMLGVKPYGIVPVLEMIKENITQCKLIISMAAGVRISTIENHCPPNTKVLRVMPNIPSLVGEGVISVTSNSAVTPDDEAAVVKLFSAIGKVYVVAESAIHGVVGVAGSSPAYVFMFMEALSDGAVRGGIPRGQSYEMAAQAVLGAAKMLQESGKTPGALKDMVCSPGGTTIEAVRYLEKGGMRSSVIEAMIHCMEKSKEFEKVYSE; the protein is encoded by the coding sequence ATGGCGGAGCAAAAGATTGGATTCTTGGGATGCGGCAACATGGGTGAGTGCATCATGGCTGGTTTGTTGAAGGCAAATGTTCTCAGGTCAGAGAATACTTTTATTTGCAATCGTACTGCGGCCTCGAATGAACATTTGGTATCCACATATGGGGTGAATagcgtgtgcgctgctgagctGACTGAAAGGTCCGATATTATTATGCTGGGCGTGAAGCCGTACGGTATTGTACCAGTGTTGGAAATGATCAAGGAGAATATAACACAATGCAAGCTAATTATTTCCATGGCAGCTGGTGTACGCATTTCAACGATCGAGAACCACTGCCCACCGAATACTAAAGTACTGCGCGTTATGCCGAATATTCCTTCGCTCGTCGGCGAGGGAGTCATATCAGTAACTAGTAACTCTGCTGTGACGCCTGATGATGAGGCGGCAGTGGTAAAGCTCTTCAGTGCAATTGGTAAGGTCTACGTTGTGGCGGAGTCTGCGATTCACGGAGTCGTCGGTGTGGCTGGGTCTTCCCCGGCTTACGTTTTTATGTTTATGGAGGCGCTCAGCGACGGTGCAGTGCGTGGTGGCATTCCCCGTGGACAATCATATGAAATGGCTGCCCAGGCTGTTCTCGGTGCGGCAAAGATGCTGCAAGAGAGCGGCAAGACACCTGGTGCTCTGAAGGATATGGTTTGCTCTCCTGGTGGTACAACCATCGAGGCGGTTCGTTATCtggagaaaggggggatgCGCTCGTCGGTTATTGAAGCGATGATCCATTGTATGGAGAAATCAAAGGAATTTGAGAAGGTGTACAGCGAGTGA
- a CDS encoding putative 60S ribosomal protein L44 has protein sequence MVNYPKKKVMHCDDARCNAHKSFKVVQYKAGKARLFARGKRRYDRKQSGYGGQTKPVFHKKAKTTKKIVLKLQCSGCKSIRQVVLKRTKHFELNDKKKTGNKDPTW, from the coding sequence ATGGTAAACTATCCGAAGAAGAAGGTGATGCACTGCGACGACGCGCGGTGCAACGCGCACAAGTCGTTCAAGGTGGTGCAGTATAAGGCTGGCAAGGCGCGCCTTTTTGCTCGCGGGAAGCGTCGTTACGACCGCAAGCAGTCTGGTTATGGTGGTCAGACCAAGCCTGTCTTCCACAAGAAAGCCAAGACGACCAAGAAGATTGTGCTCAAGCTCCAGTGCTCCGGCTGCAAGTCTATTCGCCAAGTCGTTCTCAAGCGCACAAAACACTTTGAGCTGAATGATAAGAAAAAGACAGGCAACAAGGACCCCACCTGGTAA
- a CDS encoding putative chaperonin TCP20: protein MSNLAYINPGGKQARKASALDINMIAARGLQEVMKTNLGPRGTMKMLVSGAGMIKITKDGNTLLGEMQIQHPTAALIARAATAIDDITGDGSTSVVLTIGEMMRQSERYIQEGMHPRTITEGFHVAREEALKFLEASVITIPSTERREYLTNVARTALSTKVNVGLSEQLAEAVVDAVYAIAEDGREVDLHMVEVMHMRHRLSSDTRFVNGIVLDHGGRNNDMPKYLENAYILTCNVSLEYERSELNTGFYYKDPAEKARMVEAERKMSDDRVRQIIELKKQVCTKENGRTFVVINQKGIDPISLEMLAKENILALRRAKRRNMERLVLACGGEAVNSTDNLTPDVLGEAGCIQEYTLGDDKYTFVENVSKGKSCTLLVKGPNDHTIAQIKDAVRDGLRAVKNAFEAAAVVAGAGAFEVALHDHLMKFAENVSGKQKMGIRAYADAMLVTPKTLAENSGLDVQECLITLQEASRTARKSGKWAGLRIDNGDVIDPILAGTLDNVIVKRSLLESTGDIVAQLLLVDEIMKAGRRGAGGQ from the coding sequence ATGTCGAATCTTGCTTACATCAACCCTGGTGGTAAACAGGCTCGCAAGGCGAGCGCTCTCGATATCAACATGATTGCTGCGCGGGGACTGCAGGAAGTTATGAAGACAAACCTTGGACCTCGTGGAACAATGAAGATGCTGGTCTCTGGGGCTGGCATGATTAAAATTACCAAAGATGGCAATACATTGCTTGGGGAAATGCAAATTCAGCATCCGACGGCGGCTCTTATTGCGCGCGCAGCGACTGCCATCGATGATATCACTGGTGACGGGAGTACAAGTGTAGTTCTTACGATAGGCGAGATGATGCGGCAGTCGGAGCGCTACATTCAGGAGGGCATGCATCCGCGTACCATCACGGAGGGTTTCCATGTCGCCCGCGAAGAGGCTCTCAAGTTTTTGGAAGCGAGTGTCATTACCATTCCTAGTACGGAGCGTCGTGAGTACCTTACCAATGTGGCGCGGACTGCACTATCGACGAAAGTGAATGTCGGTCTGTCGGAGCAGCTTGCAGAGGCTGTGGTGGATGCCGTCTACGCCATTGCCGAGGATGGAAGGGAAGTGGATTTGCACATGGTGGAAGTGATGCACATGCGCCACCGTCTCAGCTCTGACACGCGCTTTGTGAACGGTATTGTTCTTGATCATGGTGGTCGTAACAACGACATGCCGAAGTACCTTGAGAATGCTTACATTCTCACCTGCAATGTTTCTCTTGAGTACGAGCGGAGTGAACTGAATACAGGCTTCTACTACAAGGATCCGGCAGAGAAGGCCCGcatggtggaggcggagcgcaaAATGAGTGACGATCGCGTTCGCCAGATCATCGAGCTCAAGAAACAAGTATGCACGAAGGAGAACGGTCGGACGTTCGTGGTGATTAATCAGAAAGGTATTGATCCTATCTCATTGGAGATGCTTGCTAAGGAGAACATTCTTGCCTTGCGCCGTGCGAAGCGCCGCAACATGGAGCGCCTGGTGCTGGCATGTGGCGGCGAGGCAGTCAACTCCACGGACAACCTGACACCTGATGTTCTTGGTGAGGCTGGTTGCATTCAGGAATACACTTTGGGAGATGACAAGTACACGTTTGTTGAGAACGTCTCCAAGGGCAAAAGCTGTACGCTGCTCGTGAAAGGGCCAAACGACCACACAATTGCGCAAATCAAGGATGCCGTGCGTGATGGACTGCGCGCTGTGAAGAATGCGTTTGAGGCTGCGGCAGTCGTTGCCGGAGCTGGCGCCTTCGAGGTTGCTCTGCACGATCATCTCATGAAGTTCGCTGAAAACGTGAGCGGGAAGCAGAAGATGGGCATCCGCGCATACGCGGATGCGATGCTTGTCACGCCGAAGACACTGGCTGAGAACTCCGGACTCGATGTGCAGGAATGCCTCATCACGCTACAGGAAGCTAGCAGAACGGCTCGCAAGAGCGGAAAGTGGGCTGGTCTCAGAATTGATAACGGTGACGTGATTGATCCTATCCTGGCCGGAACTCTCGACAATGTCATTGTCAAGCGGAGCCTTCTTGAGTCCACTGGCGACATCGTTGCGCAGCTACTTCTCGTCGATGAGATCATGAAGGCTGGccgtcgcggcgctggcggccaGTAG